The following are encoded together in the Corticium candelabrum chromosome 1, ooCorCand1.1, whole genome shotgun sequence genome:
- the LOC134185250 gene encoding uncharacterized protein LOC134185250 isoform X2 — translation MSNKRRARRSERMHTSDDERARIRCRRRRRRNRLFHASLDTGIAQRLAKGSSDGSADTETALDYLENACCGDNSSSGEEMDVAKKLSSLNVNVEDGFSRFHDDWPALCDMKSIPGGVLSESEAISGSVSWRAGRKKRRKCRTTKASEVRFRQKRKLPPSDIALADGVGKKWKKMSPFVSCSLESTDSYTQDDPYFSVLDRGQSENGQFTHSQSATVTQKLSDTETLSIGMFPTLTEKAVAHFACRLRVKNAISISQCPTKSTCLRRRCLDQANSSDDDSVFVNPPSPQPDMSAGSLAMLCSFSNFTLPDVENENLMCSCPDENEMSDGSIEKGRSSSSSSLSDHEQTADEKGRDGDDEESSFEHSARVIPWWDKEMSAAMSSEDDEEFQDLMDSAQSLLITRPCVNSTSYVPQTRHMRVSTECLSRKKGRSLSPPTNLPFCASISRPLPHSNIGNQILRSMGWVPGCGLGARSDGILEPVMPIRRPKGRGLGHS, via the exons ATGTCTAACAAACGACGTGCTCGTCGATCAGAACGAATGCACACGAGCGACGACGAGAGAGCGAGAATACGTTGCCGTCGTAGACGGCGCCGAAATCGTCTCTTCCACGCTTCTCTCGACACGGGCATCGCACAGCGATTAGCGAAGGGAAGCTCAGACGGATCTGCTGACACCGAAACTGCTCTAGACTATCTAGAGAACGCTTGCTGTGGTGATAACAGCAGCTCTGGAGAGGAAATGGACGTAGCAAAGAAACTCTCGTCGCTTAATGTGAACGTTGAGGACGGATTTAGTCGTTTTCACGATGATTGGCCTGCCTTGTGTGATATGAAATCGATTCCTGGTGGTGTGTTGTCAGAGAGCGAGGCTATCAGCGGATCTGTGTCGTGGAGAGCTGGTCGGAAAAAGAGACGAAAATGCAGGACTACGAAAGCGAGTGAAGTGAGATTTCGTCAGAAAAGGAAATTACCTCCATCGGACATAGCGTTGGCTGACGGCGTGGGAAAGAAATGGAAGAAAATGTCACCGTTTGTGAGTTGTAGTCTTGAGTCGACAGACTCGTACACACAAGATGATCCCTATTTCAGTGTACTGGATAGAGGTCAGTCTGAAAACGGCCAATTCACTCATTCACAGTCTGCTACAGTCACACAGAAATTGTCTGACACTGAAACCTTGAGCATTGGGATGTTTCCTACACTGACAGAAAAAGCTGTTGCTCACTTTGCTTGTAGACTTCGAGTGAAAAATGCAATTTCTATCTCACAATGTCCAACTAAGAGCACTTGTTTGAGACGACGATGTCTAGATCAGGCAAACAGCAGTGATGACGATTCAGTTTTTGTTAATCCTCCATCTCCACAACCCGACATGTCGGCTGGTTCCCTCGCTATGTTGTGTTCATTTTCCAATTTTACTCTGCCTGACGTGGAAAATGAGAATTTGATGTGTAGTTGTCCTGATGAGAACGAGATGAGCGATGGAAGCATCGAGAAAGGTAGATCTTCTAGCTCTAGCAGTCTCAGTGATCATGAACAGACAGCCGATGAAAAGGGAAGAGATGGAGATGATGAGGAGAGTTCATTTGAACATAGTGCAAGAGTAATACCATGGTGGGATAAGGAAATGAGTGCAGCAATGAGTagtgaagatgatgaagaatTTCAAGATCTAATGGATTCTGCACAGA GCTTACTAATAACTCGACCTTGTGTGAACAGCACTTCCTATGTCCCACAGACAAGACAT ATGCGTGTATCAACAGAGTGTCTTTCAAGAAAAAAAGGCAGGTCGCTCTCTCCACCAACTAACTTG CCATTCTGTGCCAGCATATCTCGTCCACTACCTCACTCAAATATTGGTAATCAGATCCTGCGTTCCATGGGATGGGTGCCTGGATGTGGGCTTGGAGCTCGCAGTGATGGCATCTTGGAACCAGTCATGCCAATCAGGAGACCCAAAGGTAGAGGACTTGGTCACAGCTAA
- the LOC134185250 gene encoding uncharacterized protein LOC134185250 isoform X1 has product MQSKHAILSKQLLCEHPGTYSFIIHFYPQAPSPGLRTRYSCTYFRTMSNKRRARRSERMHTSDDERARIRCRRRRRRNRLFHASLDTGIAQRLAKGSSDGSADTETALDYLENACCGDNSSSGEEMDVAKKLSSLNVNVEDGFSRFHDDWPALCDMKSIPGGVLSESEAISGSVSWRAGRKKRRKCRTTKASEVRFRQKRKLPPSDIALADGVGKKWKKMSPFVSCSLESTDSYTQDDPYFSVLDRGQSENGQFTHSQSATVTQKLSDTETLSIGMFPTLTEKAVAHFACRLRVKNAISISQCPTKSTCLRRRCLDQANSSDDDSVFVNPPSPQPDMSAGSLAMLCSFSNFTLPDVENENLMCSCPDENEMSDGSIEKGRSSSSSSLSDHEQTADEKGRDGDDEESSFEHSARVIPWWDKEMSAAMSSEDDEEFQDLMDSAQSLLITRPCVNSTSYVPQTRHMRVSTECLSRKKGRSLSPPTNLHISSTTSLKYW; this is encoded by the exons ATGCAGAGTAAACACGCCATTTTGTCCAAGCAGTTGCTGTGCGAACATCCGGGTACGTATTCATTTATTATCCATTTCTATCCACAGGCTCCGTCTCCAGGTTTGAGGACTAGATACAGCTGTACTTATTTTAGGACAATGTCTAACAAACGACGTGCTCGTCGATCAGAACGAATGCACACGAGCGACGACGAGAGAGCGAGAATACGTTGCCGTCGTAGACGGCGCCGAAATCGTCTCTTCCACGCTTCTCTCGACACGGGCATCGCACAGCGATTAGCGAAGGGAAGCTCAGACGGATCTGCTGACACCGAAACTGCTCTAGACTATCTAGAGAACGCTTGCTGTGGTGATAACAGCAGCTCTGGAGAGGAAATGGACGTAGCAAAGAAACTCTCGTCGCTTAATGTGAACGTTGAGGACGGATTTAGTCGTTTTCACGATGATTGGCCTGCCTTGTGTGATATGAAATCGATTCCTGGTGGTGTGTTGTCAGAGAGCGAGGCTATCAGCGGATCTGTGTCGTGGAGAGCTGGTCGGAAAAAGAGACGAAAATGCAGGACTACGAAAGCGAGTGAAGTGAGATTTCGTCAGAAAAGGAAATTACCTCCATCGGACATAGCGTTGGCTGACGGCGTGGGAAAGAAATGGAAGAAAATGTCACCGTTTGTGAGTTGTAGTCTTGAGTCGACAGACTCGTACACACAAGATGATCCCTATTTCAGTGTACTGGATAGAGGTCAGTCTGAAAACGGCCAATTCACTCATTCACAGTCTGCTACAGTCACACAGAAATTGTCTGACACTGAAACCTTGAGCATTGGGATGTTTCCTACACTGACAGAAAAAGCTGTTGCTCACTTTGCTTGTAGACTTCGAGTGAAAAATGCAATTTCTATCTCACAATGTCCAACTAAGAGCACTTGTTTGAGACGACGATGTCTAGATCAGGCAAACAGCAGTGATGACGATTCAGTTTTTGTTAATCCTCCATCTCCACAACCCGACATGTCGGCTGGTTCCCTCGCTATGTTGTGTTCATTTTCCAATTTTACTCTGCCTGACGTGGAAAATGAGAATTTGATGTGTAGTTGTCCTGATGAGAACGAGATGAGCGATGGAAGCATCGAGAAAGGTAGATCTTCTAGCTCTAGCAGTCTCAGTGATCATGAACAGACAGCCGATGAAAAGGGAAGAGATGGAGATGATGAGGAGAGTTCATTTGAACATAGTGCAAGAGTAATACCATGGTGGGATAAGGAAATGAGTGCAGCAATGAGTagtgaagatgatgaagaatTTCAAGATCTAATGGATTCTGCACAGA GCTTACTAATAACTCGACCTTGTGTGAACAGCACTTCCTATGTCCCACAGACAAGACAT ATGCGTGTATCAACAGAGTGTCTTTCAAGAAAAAAAGGCAGGTCGCTCTCTCCACCAACTAACTTG CATATCTCGTCCACTACCTCACTCAAATATTGGTAA